A genomic window from Lotus japonicus ecotype B-129 chromosome 1, LjGifu_v1.2 includes:
- the LOC130731117 gene encoding dol-P-Man:Man(5)GlcNAc(2)-PP-Dol alpha-1,3-mannosyltransferase — MEVGGRRFKSTETMAVQSVTRSAPPPRSKATTAFLQNPKTPFAVALLFADAILVFLIIAFVPYTKIDWDAYMSQVQGFLQGERDYRNLKGDTGPLVYPSGFLYIYSAFQYLTGGHVFPAQILFGVLYIINLAMVLFIYVKTDVVPWWALCLLSLSKRVHSIFVLRLFNDCVAMTLFHAALLLLMHHRWNLGLIIFSGAVSVKMNVLLYAPPLLLLMLKAMDISGVLLALAGAALVQIFLGLPFLVSYPVAYISRAFNLGRVFIHFWSVNFKFIPEPVFVSKGFAIFLLAVHLISLALFANYRWCKHEGGLLNFLHSRYVLTRLRFALFFSSSSEKFGKSSSSLIKILTKEHIVTTMFVGNFIGIVCARSLHYQFYSWYFYSLPYLLWRTRYPTLMRLILFVGVELCWNIYPSNSISSALLLCLHLIILWGLWSAPPEYPYAENKPSFHKHK; from the exons ATGGAAGTGGGAGGAAGAAGATTCAAGAGCACAGAGACGATGGCCGTTCAATCGGTGACGCGTTCGGCACCTCCGCCGCGATCAAAAGCAACCACCGCCTTTTTACAAAACCCCAAAACACCCTTCGCAGTCGCTCTACTCTTCGCCGATGCCATCCTCGTCTTTCTCATCATCGCATTTGTCCCCT ATACAAAGATCGATTGGGATGCTTACATGTCACAGGTTCAGGGTTTTCTCCAAGGCGAGAGGGATTACCGGAATCTCAAGGGTGACACTGGTCCTCTTGTTTACCCTTctggttttctttacatttacTCTGCTTTCCAATATCTTACTGGAGGACATGTTTTCCCTGCTCAG ATTCTGTTCGGCGTGTTGTATATCATTAATCTGGCAATGGTTCTCTTCATCTATGTGAAGACTGATGTG GTTCCATGGTGGGCACTTTGCTTACTTTCTCTGTCGAAACGGGTGCATTCTATATTCGTGCTTCGTCTCTTCAATGATTGTGTGGCCATGACGCTTTTTCATGCTGCATTGCTCTTACTCATGCACCATAGGTGGAATCTGGGTTTGATTATATTTAG TGGGGCTGTTTCCGTAAAGATGAATGTGCTTCTTTATGCTCCGCCTTTGTTGCTCCTCATGCTGAAG GCTATGGATATCAGCGGTGTATTACTAGCATTAGCTGGCGCAGCACTGGTTCAG ATATTCTTGGGGCTTCCTTTTCTGGTTTCATATCCAGTTGCATACATATCAAGAGCCTTCAATCTTGGCCGTGTCTTCATCCATTTCTG GTCTGTTAACTTCAAATTCATCCCTGAACCAGTGTTTGTATCCAAGGGATTTGCGATCTTTTTGTTGGCTGTTCACCTCATATCACTTGCTTTATTTGCAAATTATAGATGGTGCAA ACATGAAGGAGGGCTTCTCAACTTTTTGCATTCACGGTATGTCTTAACGAGACTGAGGTTTGCGcttttcttctcttcctcttctgagAAGTTTGGCAAGAGCAGTTCATCACTCATCAAGATCCTTACTAAAGAAC ATATTGTGACGACAATGTTTGTTGGGAACTTCATTGGCATTGTATGTGCTCGGTCGTTACATTATCAGTTCTATTCATG GTACTTCTATAGCTTACCTTATTTGTTGTGGAGAACGCGGTACCCAACGTTGATGCG TTTGATTTTGTTCGTGGGAGTGGAGCTTTGCTGGAATATCTATCCTTCAAACAGCATTTCATCAGCGCTGCTTCTCTGCCTCCACTTAATAATTCTCTGGGGTTTGTGGTCTGCTCCACCTGAGTATCCTTACGCAGAAAATAAACCATCCTTCCACAAACACAAATAG
- the LOC130731121 gene encoding protein LOW PSII ACCUMULATION 1, chloroplastic: MAMAMAVVAAAQQFQCFFFFSEPNSMIRTTTWPCLPLLTPPSRRKIQFSLISRASSQTPEAAQTQTAESCVNLGLDLFSKGRVKDALTQFETALSLNPNPVEAQAAFYNKACCHAYRGEGKKAAECLRTALREYNLKFSTILNDPDLASFRALPEFKELQEEARLGGEDIGSSFRRDLKLISEVQAPFRGIRRFFYVALTAAAGVSLLLTIPRLFLAIKGGDDAPGLLETSGNAAINIGGIVVFVALFFWDNKKEEEQLAQISRNETLSRLPLRLSTNRIVELVQLRDTVRPVILAGTKETVSLALRKAERFRSELIKRGVLLVPVIWGEGKEPKIEKKGFGLSSKAAAEALPSIGEDFEKRTQSITAKSKLKAEVRFKAEVISPAEWERWIRDQQKAEGVTVGEDVYIILRLDGRVRRSGKGMPDWQKIVNELPPMEALLSKLER; encoded by the exons ATGGCAATGGCAATGGCTGTGGTTGCAGCAGCTCAGCAATTCcaatgcttcttcttcttctcagaacCAAATTCGATGATCAGAACCACAACATGGCCATGCTTACCTCTTCTTACACCACCGTCACGTAGAAAGATTCAATTCTCACTCATCTCACGCGCTTCCTCGCAGACCCCAGAAGCTGCTCAGACTCAAACCGCTGAATCCTGCGTCAATTTGGGTCTTGACCTCTTCTCCAAAGGACGG GTTAAAGATGCTTTGACTCAGTTTGAAACAGcgctttccttgaatcccaacCCTGTGGAGGCTCAAGCTGCTTTCTACAACAAAGCTTGCTGCCATGCATACAG AGGAGAGGGAAAGAAAGCTGCTGAGTGTCTCCGCACTGCTTTGAGGGAATACAACCTAAAATTTTCCACCATTCTTAATGATCCAGACTTGGCCTCCTTCAGAGCTTTGCCTGAATTCAAAGAACTACAAGAAGAG GCTAGGCTGGGTGGGGAAGATATTGGCTCCAGTTTTCGGAGAGATCTAAAACTTATTAGTGAAGTTCAAGCACCATTTCGTGGGATTAGAAGATTCTTTTATGTAGCACTGACGGCAGCTGCAGGAGTATCATTGTTGCTTACCATACCCAGACTCTTTCTTGCCATTAAAGGCGGTGATGATGCTCCTGGTCTCTTGGAAACTTCTGGGAATGCTGCCATTAACATTGGAG GTATTGTTGTTTTTGTGGCATTATTCTTTTGGGACAACAAAAAAGAGGAGGAACAACTGGCGCAAATATCTCGAAATGAAACACTATCAAGGTTGCCTTTGCGCCTTTCAACTAATCGCATAGTTGAACTTGTGCAGCTACGGGACACAGTTAGGCCA GTCATCTTAGCAGGCACAAAAGAAACAGTATCTTTGGCTTTACGAAAAGCAGAGAGATTTCGCTCTGAACTCATTAAACGTGGTGTTCTGTTAGTCCCTGTCATCTGGGGAGAAGGTAAAGaaccaaaaattgaaaagaaaggtTTTGGTCTTTCTTCAAAGGCTGCTGCTGAGGCTCTTCCCTCCATTGGG GAAGATTTTGAAAAGCGAACACAGTCCATAACTGCAAAATCAAAGTTGAAAGCTGAAGTTAGGTTCAAGGCTGAGGTTATATCACCAGCAGAGTGGGAACG GTGGATAAGAGATCAGCAGAAGGCTGAAGGAGTCACAGTTGGTGAAGATGTGTACATAATATTGCGCTTAGATGGTCGGGTTCGAAGATCAGGGAAA GGTATGCCTGATTGGCAGAAAATTGTGAATGAGCTGCCACCAATGGAAGCACTTTTAAGCAAGCTAGAAAGATGA
- the LOC130731122 gene encoding bifunctional protein FolD 2, giving the protein MATVIDGKAVANTIRSEIADEVRLLSQKYGKVPGLAVVIVGNRKDSQSYVGMKRKACAELGIKSFDIDLPEQASEAEVIKQVHELNANPDVHGILVQLPLPKHINEDKVLTEISLEKDVDGFHPLNIGKLAMKGRDPLFLPCTPKACIELLSRSGVSIKGKKAVVVGRSNIVGLPASLLLLKEDATVTIVHSHTSQPESIIREADIVIAAAGQPMMIKGSWIKPGAAVIDVGTNAVDDPTKKSGYRLVGDVDFEEASKVAGYITPVPGGVGPMTVTMLLKNTLEGAKRCIEQNS; this is encoded by the exons ATGGCCACCGTAATCGACGGCAAAGCCGTCGCCAACACCATCCGATCTGAAATCGCCGACGAGGTCCGCCTCCTCTCCCAGAAATACGGCAAG GTTCCAGGGCTTGCAGTGGTGATAGTAGGAAACAGAAAGGACTCTCAGAGCTACGTGGGAATGAAGAGAAAGGCTTGTGCTGAATTGGGAATCAAATCCTTCGATATCGACCTTCCTGAACAAGCATCTGAAGCTGAAGTCATCAAGCAGGTCCACGAATTGAATGCTAACCCTGATGTTCATG GTATATTGGTTCAACTTCCATTGCCTAAGCACATAAATGAAGATAAAGTTCTCACTGAAATCAGCCTTGAGAAGGATGTAGATGGCTTTCATCCTTTGAACATTGGCAAGCTTGCAATGAAAGGCAGAGATCCCCTGTTCCTTCCCTGTACACCCAAG GCATGTATTGAACTATTATCACGAAGTGGTGTAAGTATAAAGGGAAAGAAGGCAGTTGTAGTTGGTAGAAGCAACATAGTTGGATTACCAGCTTCATTGCTGCTTTTGAAAGAAGATGCTACAGTTACCATTGTCCATTCACACACAAGTCAACCAGAAAGTATCATACGCGAAGCAGATATTGTTATTGCAGCAGCAGGACAGCCAATGATG ATCAAGGGAAGCTGGATCAAACCTGGAGCTGCAGTCATAGATGTTGGCACAAATGCTGTTGATGACCCAACTAAGAAGTCAGGTTATAGGCTTGTTGGAGATGTAGATTTTGAAGAAGCATCTAAAGTTGCTGGGTATATTACTCCTGTTCCTGGGGGTGTAGGTCCAATGACAGTCACAATGTTGCTGAAAAATACTTTGGAGGGTGCCAAGCGCTGCATTGAGCAGAATAGCTGA